Proteins from one Thermobifida alba genomic window:
- a CDS encoding sensor histidine kinase: MSGPDGTGRGIRTQLNKIVLIPAITFLVLFAVLSAATVTQALALRAAAAQSEEGIRLYAALVELQRERELAVRYLGDPSPEALGLLRAQQTAADEALTAVGLTEDDLAEADLRSALNERETLREDVAARRTDRTDSHRRYSAVIAAGIDHYATHSRQFDDGAAVAAGGVLVQTMRTQETFAQADALIAGARAAGELTEADRIAFSGLVNELERRLNELRWALAEPAARDYTALAHSTEWDSMVDRAGQVAGWRPAAESEAAALPPAVVGWEDGADSVNAGLVAMTETQARATVDTTREASVQVLSTAIGGSILALFAGALAYGIASKTAARLTGRLSRLRRDTLDLAGTELPEIVRRLERGEDVDLGTQPRRLDYGGDEIGQVADAFNTAQRTAVAAAVRQAEIRSGANRVFLALAHRDQSLLQRQLRLLDRIEREEEDPDLLERLFQLDHLATRGRRNAENLIILAGGQPGRRWRAPVPLVDVLRSAVSEVEDYARVTVLPTPDLALRGEGVADVIHLFAELVENAARYSPPHTRVEVHSERVSRGVAVEIRDQGLGMGAEGLAEANERLAAVPEFDVVALDENARLGLFVVARLAARHDIQVRLRAGADGGTQAIVLLPNTLVAETVPEAPATGRREAEGAAAPPHDRSPATQRTDAEEAPAARNGTDSRPPLPRRRRQTHLTVHLRDGDGPPDSPPAPAGERRSPEEARRMMEAFHRGTRRGRDSDPTRFSETVTE; this comes from the coding sequence ATGAGCGGGCCGGACGGCACCGGGCGCGGAATCAGAACACAGCTCAACAAGATCGTGCTGATCCCCGCGATCACCTTTCTCGTCCTGTTCGCCGTGTTGAGCGCGGCCACGGTGACCCAGGCGCTGGCGCTGCGCGCGGCCGCGGCCCAGAGCGAGGAGGGCATCCGCCTCTACGCCGCGCTGGTGGAACTGCAGCGGGAGCGCGAACTCGCCGTGCGGTACCTGGGGGACCCCTCCCCCGAGGCCCTGGGACTGCTGCGCGCCCAGCAGACGGCGGCCGACGAGGCGCTGACCGCGGTCGGCCTCACCGAGGACGACCTCGCCGAGGCCGACCTCCGCTCCGCGCTGAACGAACGGGAGACGCTGCGGGAGGACGTCGCCGCGCGGCGGACCGACCGCACCGACAGCCACCGGCGCTACAGCGCCGTCATCGCCGCGGGCATCGACCACTACGCGACGCACAGCCGGCAGTTCGACGACGGAGCCGCCGTGGCCGCGGGCGGCGTCCTCGTGCAGACCATGCGCACCCAGGAGACCTTCGCGCAGGCCGACGCGCTGATCGCCGGGGCGCGGGCCGCCGGTGAGCTCACCGAGGCCGACCGGATCGCGTTCTCCGGGCTGGTCAACGAACTGGAGCGGCGGCTCAACGAACTCCGGTGGGCCCTGGCCGAACCCGCCGCCCGGGACTACACGGCCCTGGCCCACTCCACCGAGTGGGACAGCATGGTCGACCGTGCGGGCCAGGTCGCCGGCTGGCGGCCGGCCGCGGAGTCCGAGGCCGCCGCGCTGCCGCCGGCCGTGGTCGGCTGGGAGGACGGCGCCGACAGCGTCAACGCCGGCCTCGTCGCGATGACCGAGACCCAGGCGCGGGCGACCGTCGACACGACCCGGGAGGCCAGCGTCCAAGTGCTCTCCACCGCGATCGGCGGGTCGATCCTGGCCCTGTTCGCGGGCGCGCTCGCCTACGGCATCGCCTCCAAGACCGCGGCCCGACTCACCGGCCGACTCTCCCGGCTGCGCCGCGACACCCTGGACCTGGCCGGGACCGAACTGCCGGAGATCGTCCGACGCCTCGAACGGGGGGAGGACGTCGACCTGGGGACGCAGCCGCGCCGACTCGACTACGGCGGCGACGAGATCGGCCAGGTCGCGGACGCGTTCAACACCGCCCAGCGCACGGCGGTGGCCGCGGCCGTCCGACAGGCCGAGATCCGCTCCGGAGCCAACCGGGTGTTCCTGGCCCTGGCCCACCGCGACCAGTCGCTGCTCCAGCGCCAACTGCGCTTGCTGGACCGGATCGAGCGCGAGGAGGAGGACCCGGACCTCCTGGAGCGCCTCTTCCAGCTGGACCATCTGGCGACCCGCGGCCGACGCAACGCGGAGAACCTGATCATCCTGGCCGGGGGGCAGCCGGGGCGGCGGTGGCGCGCCCCCGTCCCCCTGGTCGACGTGCTGCGCAGCGCCGTCTCCGAGGTCGAGGACTACGCCAGGGTCACCGTGCTCCCGACGCCGGACCTGGCGCTGCGCGGGGAGGGCGTCGCCGACGTCATCCACCTCTTCGCCGAACTCGTGGAGAACGCCGCCCGGTACTCGCCGCCGCACACCCGGGTCGAGGTGCACAGCGAGCGGGTGTCCAGGGGGGTGGCCGTCGAGATCAGGGACCAGGGCCTGGGCATGGGGGCGGAGGGCCTGGCCGAGGCCAACGAACGGCTCGCCGCCGTCCCCGAGTTCGACGTGGTGGCCCTGGACGAGAACGCCCGGCTGGGACTGTTCGTGGTGGCCCGCTTGGCGGCCAGGCACGACATCCAGGTGCGGCTGCGCGCCGGGGCGGACGGGGGGACCCAGGCGATCGTCCTGCTCCCGAACACTCTGGTGGCCGAGACCGTCCCGGAGGCCCCCGCCACCGGCCGGCGGGAGGCCGAGGGGGCCGCTGCACCGCCGCACGACCGTTCCCCCGCCACGCAGCGCACGGACGCCGAGGAGGCCCCCGCGGCCCGCAACGGCACGGACTCCCGTCCCCCGCTGCCCCGGCGTCGTCGGCAGACGCATCTCACCGTCCACCTGCGGGACGGGGACGGACCGCCGGACAGCCCGCCCGCCCCGGCGGGCGAACGCCGCTCGCCGGAGGAGGCGCGCCGGATGATGGAGGCCTTCCACCGCGGCACCCGCAGGGGACGCGACAGCGATCCGACGCGGTTCTCCGAGACCGTGACCGAGTAA
- a CDS encoding GTP-binding protein: protein MAFADSDAPTGASTLPTTLKILVAGGFGAGKTTMVGSVSEITPLSTEEVMTEASLGVDDLSGVENKTTTTVALDFGRITISSELVLYLFGTPGQERFWFMWNELAAGALGAVVIADTRRLETCFPSVDFFERRGIPFVVAVNHFEDTPDHTDAEIREAVDLPADVPVVLGDARDRESCKEMLTTLLRHIMRRRALARTGPGAAQRATSMG from the coding sequence ATGGCATTCGCAGACTCTGACGCGCCCACGGGCGCCTCGACGCTTCCGACCACGCTCAAGATCCTCGTCGCGGGTGGGTTCGGCGCGGGCAAGACCACGATGGTCGGCTCGGTCAGCGAGATCACCCCGCTCAGCACCGAGGAGGTGATGACCGAGGCCAGTCTGGGCGTGGACGACCTGTCCGGGGTGGAGAACAAGACCACGACCACGGTCGCGCTGGACTTCGGGCGGATCACCATCAGCTCCGAGCTGGTGCTGTACCTGTTCGGCACCCCGGGCCAGGAGCGGTTCTGGTTCATGTGGAACGAGCTGGCCGCGGGGGCGCTGGGCGCGGTGGTCATCGCCGACACCCGGCGGCTGGAGACCTGCTTCCCCTCGGTGGACTTCTTCGAACGGCGCGGCATCCCGTTCGTGGTGGCGGTGAACCACTTCGAGGACACCCCGGACCACACCGACGCGGAGATCCGCGAGGCGGTCGACCTCCCCGCGGACGTGCCCGTCGTGCTGGGCGACGCCCGTGACCGCGAGTCGTGCAAGGAGATGCTGACCACCCTGCTGCGGCACATCATGCGCCGCCGTGCGCTGGCCCGGACCGGTCCGGGCGCCGCGCAACGTGCCACAAGCATGGGATGA
- a CDS encoding sensor histidine kinase, translating into MTTCKHNPVGRGAIRSQLTRMVLIPSLSFLLLWALLTAAGTTGAFRLASSVQRGEAAMAAFDLIAAELRAERKSTQVFLGDGSAAARDALTEARQNTDTTFARQREQAALLLDSDDTELADRVRDFFDAWRGLAALREEVDRGETDRETALQDYTALVSAVLMVDDAIVARLHGDGPRTDGATALQLMWAQDRYAQADALLAGALAAGAMGYSETAHFTFLTASYRDTLNRTEPELSERARTAHQALHQSPSWIRLQELSLQVLSRPPVVDASGEAGFNTEIPVDAAEWQHVMEATEPVFQHLVTAQATTALDAAASAAVRVIVVDVAGCLVVLVAGAAAIVYALRLARRLTGRLHRLYTETLEVADSRLPEIVSRAGTGSRVDVTAELPALHHGQDEIGRVADAFNTAQRTAVAAAVRQAEIREGANRVFLGIAHRNQTLVQRQLRLLDEIESAEDDPVALRRLLRLDHLVTQGRRYADNLLILAGADTARRWKDPMPLVDVVRAATSEIEDYERVRLRSVARAGVRGHAVADVTHLLAELVENAVHFSPEPAQVDVDARNTDDGVVVEVTDRGLGMSAEQYAEANGRLAEPPEFDVMTLPTEPRLGLFVVARLAARHGVAVRLEPSPYGGVLARVTLPPDLLTETPAASAEEDGSGTPPEEEDAAVQHGAPS; encoded by the coding sequence ATGACCACGTGTAAGCACAACCCAGTCGGCAGAGGCGCCATCCGCAGCCAGCTCACCCGGATGGTGCTCATCCCCAGCCTCAGCTTCCTGCTGCTGTGGGCGCTGCTGACCGCCGCGGGCACCACCGGGGCGTTCCGCCTGGCCTCCTCGGTCCAGCGGGGCGAGGCCGCGATGGCGGCGTTCGACCTGATCGCCGCGGAACTGCGCGCCGAACGGAAGTCGACGCAGGTGTTCCTGGGCGACGGTTCCGCGGCGGCCCGCGACGCTCTGACGGAGGCCAGGCAGAACACCGACACGACCTTCGCCCGGCAGCGCGAACAGGCCGCCCTCCTGCTCGACTCCGACGACACCGAACTCGCGGACCGGGTCCGCGACTTCTTCGACGCCTGGAGGGGCCTGGCCGCGCTGCGGGAGGAGGTCGACCGTGGGGAGACCGACCGGGAGACGGCGCTCCAGGACTACACCGCGCTGGTCTCGGCGGTCCTGATGGTCGACGACGCCATCGTGGCCCGGCTGCACGGTGACGGCCCGCGCACCGACGGAGCCACCGCACTGCAGCTGATGTGGGCGCAGGACCGCTACGCCCAGGCCGACGCCCTGCTGGCCGGGGCGTTGGCCGCGGGCGCGATGGGGTACTCCGAGACCGCTCACTTCACCTTCCTCACCGCCTCCTACCGGGACACGCTCAACCGGACCGAACCGGAACTGAGCGAGCGGGCGCGCACCGCCCACCAGGCGCTGCACCAGTCCCCCTCGTGGATCCGGCTGCAGGAACTCAGCCTGCAGGTGCTGTCCCGCCCCCCGGTGGTCGACGCCTCCGGGGAGGCCGGGTTCAACACCGAGATCCCCGTGGACGCCGCGGAGTGGCAGCACGTCATGGAGGCCACCGAACCGGTGTTCCAGCACCTGGTCACCGCCCAGGCCACGACGGCGCTCGACGCGGCCGCGAGCGCGGCGGTGCGGGTCATCGTCGTAGACGTCGCGGGCTGCCTGGTCGTCCTCGTGGCGGGGGCCGCCGCCATCGTCTACGCGCTGCGTCTGGCCCGGCGGCTCACCGGCCGACTGCACCGGCTGTACACCGAGACGCTGGAGGTCGCCGACTCCCGGCTGCCCGAGATCGTCTCCAGGGCCGGGACCGGTTCCCGGGTGGACGTCACCGCCGAGCTGCCCGCGCTGCACCACGGGCAGGACGAGATCGGCAGGGTCGCCGACGCGTTCAACACCGCCCAGCGCACCGCGGTGGCCGCGGCCGTCCGGCAGGCGGAGATCCGTGAGGGGGCCAACCGGGTCTTCCTGGGGATCGCCCACCGCAACCAGACCCTCGTCCAGCGCCAGTTGCGCCTGCTCGACGAGATCGAGTCGGCCGAGGACGACCCCGTCGCCCTGCGTCGGCTGCTGCGCCTGGACCACCTGGTCACCCAGGGCCGCCGCTATGCCGACAACCTGCTCATCCTCGCCGGAGCCGACACGGCCCGCCGGTGGAAGGACCCGATGCCCCTGGTGGACGTGGTGCGTGCGGCGACCTCCGAGATCGAGGACTACGAGCGGGTGCGGCTGCGGTCCGTGGCCCGGGCCGGGGTCCGCGGGCACGCGGTGGCGGACGTCACCCACCTGCTCGCCGAACTGGTGGAGAACGCCGTCCACTTCTCCCCGGAGCCGGCACAGGTGGACGTCGACGCCAGGAACACGGACGACGGCGTGGTCGTGGAGGTGACGGACCGGGGGCTGGGGATGAGCGCCGAGCAGTACGCCGAGGCCAACGGCAGACTGGCCGAGCCGCCCGAGTTCGACGTGATGACCCTGCCCACCGAGCCCCGGCTCGGGCTGTTCGTGGTGGCCCGCCTGGCCGCCCGGCACGGTGTCGCCGTCCGGCTGGAGCCCTCGCCCTACGGGGGAGTCCTGGCCCGGGTGACGCTTCCCCCCGACCTGCTGACCGAGACGCCCGCCGCCTCCGCGGAGGAGGACGGAAGCGGGACGCCCCCGGAGGAGGAAGACGCCGCGGTCCAGCACGGAGCCCCGTCATGA
- a CDS encoding alpha/beta fold hydrolase — protein MAFNHGVAAPRFLRRQRGRIAYDLHGADHAGPLAVCVPGMGSTRTSFRFLAPALAARGHRVAVTDLRGHGDSDTSFDVYGDEATGSDLIALIAELDGAPALLVGNSMGAAAAAWAAAQRPDLVSGLVLVGPFLRDARGGAALRLLLRPMLLRPWGPALLRSYLAKLYPGRTPEGHAEHEAAVLAALRSRDRYRAIRRTMTETTHAPVTARLSEIAAPALVVMGEADPDWKDPAAEAAWIRDRIGAEVLMVPDAGHYPHEQRPDLVTPAVLAFAERVSRG, from the coding sequence ATGGCCTTTAACCACGGAGTCGCCGCCCCGAGGTTCCTCCGCCGCCAGCGCGGACGCATCGCCTACGACCTCCACGGCGCCGACCACGCCGGACCGCTCGCCGTGTGCGTCCCCGGCATGGGATCGACACGCACGAGTTTCCGTTTCCTCGCCCCGGCACTCGCCGCCCGGGGCCACCGGGTCGCCGTCACGGACCTCCGCGGTCACGGCGACAGCGACACCTCCTTCGACGTCTACGGCGACGAGGCCACGGGATCCGACCTCATCGCCCTCATCGCCGAACTGGACGGCGCTCCCGCCCTGCTGGTGGGCAACTCGATGGGGGCGGCCGCCGCCGCGTGGGCCGCCGCGCAGCGGCCGGACCTGGTGTCCGGCCTGGTGCTCGTGGGCCCCTTCCTGCGGGACGCGCGGGGCGGGGCGGCCCTGCGCCTCCTCCTGCGGCCGATGCTGCTGCGCCCCTGGGGCCCGGCCCTGCTCAGGAGCTACCTGGCCAAGCTGTACCCGGGACGCACCCCCGAGGGGCACGCCGAGCACGAAGCCGCCGTCCTGGCCGCGCTGCGCTCCCGCGACCGCTACCGGGCGATCAGGCGGACCATGACCGAGACCACCCACGCGCCGGTGACCGCACGGCTCTCCGAGATCGCCGCCCCCGCGCTGGTCGTGATGGGAGAGGCCGACCCGGACTGGAAGGACCCCGCGGCCGAGGCGGCGTGGATCCGCGACCGGATCGGAGCCGAGGTGCTCATGGTCCCCGACGCGGGCCACTACCCGCACGAGCAGCGCCCCGACCTGGTCACCCCGGCGGTGCTGGCCTTCGCCGAACGGGTGAGCCGTGGCTAG
- a CDS encoding sirohydrochlorin chelatase — protein sequence MHSSDRLPPRVTPRRRSGRHRDPLSFDKWVGTPPLVLVAFGSSRGETDGADFATEMVDLVRPYRPETSLHLAYTQGEADHVSEVLGDLVAQRDGEQKAGADPCDAVIVPLVAGPHQPTLAAIDEAVRATGVHARVTDPLGPHPMLAEALHLRLAEASYVRADRMRLISVVAPSDTMADGVLVGSVGGPDALNAAGITAVLLAARLGVTVLPASLDDPAQLEQAFAQLAAAGCRRPVIAPSIVGQEFSAAEITALASKHGARASAPLGANTITAKIVALRYAEMLNTLGVEQQPTLEDLPAPVGSRHRKDS from the coding sequence ATGCACAGTTCTGACAGGCTTCCTCCCCGCGTCACCCCTAGACGGCGTTCGGGACGGCACCGCGATCCGTTGTCCTTCGACAAGTGGGTGGGCACGCCACCCCTCGTCCTGGTCGCCTTCGGATCGTCCCGGGGCGAGACCGACGGCGCCGACTTCGCCACGGAGATGGTGGATCTCGTCCGCCCCTACCGGCCGGAGACCTCCCTGCACCTCGCCTACACCCAGGGAGAGGCGGACCACGTGTCCGAAGTCCTGGGTGACCTGGTGGCACAGCGGGACGGCGAGCAGAAGGCCGGCGCCGATCCGTGCGACGCGGTCATCGTCCCCCTGGTCGCGGGACCGCACCAGCCCACCCTGGCCGCGATCGACGAGGCGGTCCGGGCCACCGGCGTGCACGCCCGGGTCACCGACCCGCTGGGCCCGCACCCGATGCTCGCCGAGGCCCTGCACCTGCGCCTGGCCGAGGCCTCCTACGTGCGCGCCGACCGGATGCGGCTGATCAGCGTCGTCGCGCCCAGCGACACGATGGCCGACGGAGTGCTGGTCGGTTCGGTCGGCGGCCCCGACGCGCTCAACGCCGCGGGAATCACCGCCGTGCTGCTGGCCGCACGCCTGGGCGTGACGGTGCTCCCCGCGTCGCTGGACGACCCCGCACAGCTGGAGCAGGCGTTCGCCCAACTCGCCGCCGCCGGATGCCGCCGCCCGGTGATCGCGCCCAGCATCGTGGGACAGGAGTTCTCCGCCGCCGAGATCACCGCGCTGGCGAGCAAGCACGGGGCCCGGGCCAGCGCCCCGCTGGGAGCGAACACCATCACGGCCAAGATCGTGGCCCTGCGCTACGCCGAGATGCTCAACACCCTGGGAGTGGAGCAGCAGCCCACCCTGGAGGACCTGCCCGCACCGGTGGGATCGCGGCACCGCAAGGACAGCTGA
- a CDS encoding roadblock/LC7 domain-containing protein has product MSNASENLNWLLDDMVDRVVGVDHAIVLSSDGLLIGRSRDLTDEDGEHLSAVASAFQSLARGTSRQFRGGRVLQTVVEMEHAYLFVTAAGEGACLAVLADEQADVGMIAYEMNTRIKQVGQFLTSAPRFPEAADRVPTGS; this is encoded by the coding sequence ATGAGCAACGCCTCGGAAAACCTGAACTGGCTCCTCGACGACATGGTCGACCGGGTCGTGGGGGTGGACCACGCCATCGTGCTGTCCTCCGACGGTCTGCTCATCGGCAGGTCCCGGGACCTCACCGACGAGGACGGCGAACACCTGTCCGCGGTCGCGTCGGCCTTCCAGAGCCTGGCCCGCGGAACCAGTCGGCAGTTCAGGGGCGGCCGGGTGCTGCAGACCGTGGTGGAGATGGAGCACGCCTACCTGTTCGTCACGGCGGCGGGCGAGGGCGCGTGCCTGGCCGTCCTCGCGGACGAACAGGCCGACGTGGGGATGATCGCCTACGAGATGAACACCCGCATCAAGCAGGTCGGACAGTTCCTGACCAGTGCCCCGCGCTTTCCCGAGGCCGCCGACCGGGTACCGACCGGGTCATGA
- a CDS encoding TetR/AcrR family transcriptional regulator, translating to MARAGLSTTVVVEEAARVSDEEGYARLTLSAVAKRLGVTVPSLYKHVSGLDGLRGALHVRCSHEFAEVIGRAVLGRSGPEALRSLARAYRDYARRHPGRYAALQRAPDPDDPRGQAAAQSVLEVIIAVLRGFDLPQEAMVDAIRAIRSALHGFVALEADGGFGLPQDVGHSFDVLVEMLLRSLLTWDTTAERTVR from the coding sequence GTGGCTAGGGCAGGGCTGAGCACCACCGTCGTGGTGGAGGAGGCGGCCCGGGTCAGCGACGAGGAGGGGTACGCACGCCTGACCCTCTCCGCGGTGGCCAAGCGGCTGGGCGTGACCGTGCCCAGCCTGTACAAGCACGTGTCCGGGCTGGACGGCCTCCGCGGTGCACTGCACGTCCGCTGCTCCCACGAGTTCGCCGAGGTGATCGGCCGGGCGGTCCTGGGACGGTCCGGACCGGAGGCGCTGCGCTCCCTGGCCCGCGCCTACCGCGACTACGCGCGACGGCACCCCGGCCGGTACGCGGCCCTGCAACGGGCCCCGGACCCCGACGACCCGCGGGGGCAGGCCGCGGCGCAGTCGGTGCTGGAGGTCATCATCGCCGTACTGCGCGGCTTCGACCTGCCGCAGGAGGCGATGGTCGACGCGATCCGAGCGATCCGCAGCGCCCTGCACGGCTTCGTCGCGCTGGAGGCCGACGGCGGCTTCGGGCTTCCCCAGGACGTCGGCCACAGCTTCGACGTCCTGGTCGAGATGCTCCTGCGCTCCCTGCTGACCTGGGACACGACCGCGGAGAGGACGGTGCGGTGA
- a CDS encoding DUF742 domain-containing protein: MNGRHRADRRPVWDEAAGPLVRPYTVTGGRTRSAESRLDMISVVVASRREADTSRLQPEHLSILRLCRSPLSVAEIAAHLDLPITVVKVLLGDLVAQGFVLARAPMPRADAPEMTLLQAVLDGIRRL, encoded by the coding sequence ATGAACGGCCGCCACCGCGCAGACCGAAGACCGGTGTGGGACGAGGCCGCGGGACCGCTGGTGCGTCCCTACACGGTGACCGGCGGCCGCACCCGTTCGGCGGAGAGCCGGCTGGACATGATCAGCGTCGTCGTCGCCTCGCGCCGCGAGGCCGACACCTCCCGGTTGCAGCCCGAGCACCTGTCGATCCTGCGGCTGTGCCGTTCTCCGCTGTCGGTGGCCGAGATCGCCGCCCACCTGGACCTGCCCATCACCGTGGTCAAGGTGCTGCTGGGGGACCTCGTCGCCCAGGGGTTCGTCCTGGCCCGAGCCCCGATGCCCCGGGCCGACGCGCCCGAGATGACCCTACTCCAGGCGGTTCTCGATGGCATTCGCAGACTCTGA
- the tyrS gene encoding tyrosine--tRNA ligase, translating into MTDIIDDLQWRGLIAQTTDLDDLRKALADGPVTLYCGFDPTAGSLHVGHLTQALTLARFQRAGHRPIALVGGGTGLIGDPKPTAERTLNSAETVREWVGTLGRQLSAFLEFTPEGATPRPTDAVLVDNAEWLGKLSAISLLRDVGKHFSINQMLARETVRSRLDGAGMSYTEFSYVLLQSYDYVELYRRYGCTLQIGGSDQWGNITAGLDLIRRMDGNEPHGPAHALTTNLLTKADGTKFGKTESGAVWLDPELTSPYAFYQFWFNSDDRDVSRYLRIFSFRSREEIEELERQTAERPAARAAQRALAEELTTLVHGEQECRNVVEASRALFGQGALADLNPATLGAALAEVPHVELAGPVDELPPVVDLLAATGLVPSKSAARRAVQEGGAYLNNAKVTDIEARVGEEDLLHGRYLVLRRGKRNVGGVVVR; encoded by the coding sequence ATGACCGACATCATCGACGACCTGCAGTGGCGCGGACTCATCGCACAGACCACCGACCTTGACGACCTGCGCAAGGCGCTCGCCGATGGTCCGGTCACCCTCTATTGCGGCTTCGACCCCACAGCGGGGAGCCTGCACGTCGGGCACCTGACCCAGGCCCTCACCCTGGCCCGCTTCCAGCGGGCGGGGCACCGGCCGATCGCCCTCGTCGGGGGAGGCACCGGGTTGATCGGCGACCCCAAGCCCACCGCGGAGCGCACCCTCAACTCGGCGGAGACCGTTCGGGAGTGGGTCGGCACCCTGGGGCGGCAGCTCTCGGCGTTCCTGGAGTTCACCCCCGAGGGCGCGACGCCGCGCCCCACCGACGCCGTCCTCGTGGACAACGCCGAGTGGCTCGGGAAGCTGAGCGCGATCAGCCTGCTGCGCGACGTCGGCAAGCACTTCAGCATCAACCAGATGCTGGCCCGGGAGACCGTCCGCAGCCGCCTCGACGGCGCGGGGATGAGCTACACCGAGTTCAGCTACGTGCTGCTGCAGTCCTACGACTACGTGGAGCTGTACCGCAGGTACGGCTGCACGCTCCAGATCGGCGGCAGCGACCAGTGGGGCAACATCACCGCCGGCCTGGACCTGATCCGCCGGATGGACGGCAACGAGCCGCACGGTCCCGCGCACGCGCTCACCACCAACCTGCTCACCAAGGCCGACGGCACCAAGTTCGGCAAGACCGAGAGCGGCGCGGTGTGGCTGGACCCCGAGCTGACCAGCCCGTACGCCTTCTACCAGTTCTGGTTCAACTCCGACGACCGGGACGTCTCCCGCTACCTGCGCATCTTCAGCTTCCGTTCCCGCGAGGAGATCGAGGAGCTGGAACGGCAGACCGCCGAGCGGCCCGCCGCACGCGCGGCCCAGCGGGCCCTGGCCGAGGAGCTGACCACTCTGGTCCACGGGGAGCAGGAGTGCCGCAACGTCGTCGAGGCCAGCCGGGCGCTGTTCGGGCAGGGAGCGTTGGCTGACCTGAACCCGGCCACCCTCGGGGCCGCCCTGGCCGAGGTGCCCCACGTCGAACTCGCGGGGCCGGTGGACGAACTCCCGCCCGTGGTGGACCTGCTGGCGGCCACCGGGCTGGTGCCCAGCAAGTCGGCGGCCCGCCGCGCGGTCCAGGAGGGCGGTGCCTACCTGAACAACGCCAAGGTCACCGACATCGAGGCACGGGTCGGTGAGGAGGACCTCCTGCACGGGCGCTACCTGGTACTCCGCCGGGGCAAGCGCAACGTCGGCGGGGTCGTGGTGCGGTAG
- a CDS encoding permease, whose product MLAGHFGVSGMVKAWRPELPLGVLLVASQAPDLLFLPLAAAGVEGLEPVAGHSGYGSLLINAPYSHALLSAALLCTLLGLLVHLAARNRWGPDAGWIVGAVVFSHWLLDLLVHRPDIAVLPGGAGGLPYLGLGLWESPLLAALVEGTLVVAGTVLYAWRTLRDHPHRTRAVLYSLGVALLLVGSFLWDLLG is encoded by the coding sequence ATGCTGGCGGGACACTTCGGGGTCTCGGGGATGGTGAAGGCGTGGCGGCCCGAACTGCCCCTGGGGGTGCTCCTGGTCGCCTCCCAGGCGCCCGACCTCCTGTTCCTTCCCCTGGCCGCCGCCGGGGTCGAGGGCCTGGAACCGGTCGCGGGGCACTCGGGCTACGGGTCGCTGCTGATCAACGCGCCCTACTCGCACGCACTGCTGTCCGCCGCGCTCCTCTGCACGCTCCTGGGGCTGCTGGTCCACCTGGCGGCGCGGAACCGGTGGGGGCCGGACGCCGGGTGGATCGTGGGAGCCGTGGTCTTCAGTCACTGGCTGCTGGACCTGCTGGTGCACCGGCCGGACATCGCGGTCCTGCCGGGAGGCGCGGGCGGCCTCCCGTACCTGGGGCTGGGGCTGTGGGAGTCCCCGCTGCTGGCGGCCCTGGTCGAGGGGACGCTGGTCGTGGCGGGGACGGTGCTGTACGCGTGGCGGACACTGCGCGACCACCCCCACCGCACCCGTGCGGTGCTCTACTCGCTCGGCGTGGCGCTGCTGCTCGTGGGCTCGTTCCTCTGGGACCTCCTGGGCTGA
- a CDS encoding DUF742 domain-containing protein, with product MTAAPESDPGRLLRPFVLTSGGVDDTVPVLDLASMVVAVRSPGDGAEVDPERAAVLRLCTTPHSVAEVAAMLEIPPSLARLLVSGMVAEGALGVGAPPDSHPTDAMLHAVLEGLRAL from the coding sequence ATGACCGCCGCCCCCGAATCCGACCCCGGACGGCTGCTGCGGCCGTTCGTGCTGACCTCCGGCGGCGTGGACGACACGGTGCCGGTGCTCGACCTGGCCAGCATGGTGGTGGCCGTCCGAAGCCCCGGCGACGGGGCGGAGGTCGACCCCGAGCGGGCCGCGGTGCTCCGGTTGTGTACGACCCCGCACTCCGTCGCCGAGGTCGCCGCGATGCTGGAGATCCCGCCCAGCCTGGCCCGGCTGCTGGTGAGCGGCATGGTCGCGGAGGGAGCCCTGGGCGTGGGCGCCCCGCCCGACTCCCATCCCACCGACGCCATGCTCCACGCGGTGCTGGAGGGACTGCGCGCGCTGTGA